DNA sequence from the Eptesicus fuscus isolate TK198812 chromosome 7, DD_ASM_mEF_20220401, whole genome shotgun sequence genome:
CAGTTGGAGTTGAGGCTCACATCCTGTGAGGGGGACGAGGCAgatgggggaaggaggtggaCGGGAGAACAGCGGCtccagagggaaatggggcaAGACCTAGAgatggagggatgggggatgggagaggagaggCCAGCAGAGTACACCCCTGGCTACTCAGGAGTGCTGGCCGCCATGCCCTggagggctgggtcccctcctctcAACAAGCTTCTGTGGTTACTCTTTTGAGTAGGTGTAACTTAGACTCTTTAAATTGAACAGTGACGGGCAGCCCTGGCCActtttcctcagtggttagagcattggccctcagacctcagggtcccgggtttgattcctggccaaggtcatgtacctcggttgcaggtctgatccctggccccagtcacggcatgtgcgggaggcaaccagtcaatgtgtctctctcacatggatgtttctctctctccccctcctccttccctcccgctCTCTCTCTAAAGGTCATtggaagaaatatccttgggtgaggactgaaAAGAAGAAGTGATGGGCATTTAGGGACATGAGGAATCTGACAGAGTCCAGCCAGAGGGTTCCTGCAGTCTCCCTCCTTCCTACCAGTCACACTGCTGCAAGGTGACGGAAAAGTGCCCGCCCTCCTCCAGCTCTCTGCCCAACCAGGGTTTGCAGAACGGGAACAGCCCTGGATGCGAGCTGAGCCCCACGCGGTGCCACAGTGGGTGTGGAGGGAGGCTGCTCacaccccccagcccctgcccacgtAGGCATGTGGATAGGATAGCTGCGTGTGGGAAGGAGAATAATGGCGCCCCAAAGATGTTTTCGTGCTGACCCCTGGAACCTGGGAATATGTTATGTCTCATGAGAAGGGAGAGTTAAGGTTGTTAATTGATTGACCTTGAGATGGAGACTACCCTGGGTTATCCAAGTAGCCCAATGGAATCTCAAAGGTCCTTaaatgagggaagaagaaggTGGGCGAGTCAGAACCAGAGAGATGGCAGCATGAAAAACAATCAACTGCTGATAGCTTTTGTGATGGGAAGGTCCACAAGCCAGGGAATGCAGGCTGCCGCTGGGCTTGGAAAAAGGCAGCAAATGGGTCTTCCCCCCAGAGCTTCCAGAAGAAACGTACCCGTCGACTCTTTGATTTTAGCCCAAGGAGACCCATTTTGGACTACTGACCTCTGGAACTGTAAGCCACCAAGTTTGGGGTGATTgttacagcagcagcaggagactATACACCGGgtaatttattcttttcctctcctcgGGGTAAAAAGCAGAGCCCCAAGGACAGCCAGCCATAACTCTCTGACCTCATCCGGGCACTGGGAGGCAAAATTTTCTCTACTCTTAAAAGAAGCCTGAATACCGTCATGCGCCGTATAACAACACTCCAGTCATCACAGGACCACACGTATGACAGCCATCCCACCCTAGGAATGTGTCAAGTATtacacaaatacttaccattgtgttacaTTGCCTGCAGTATTCAGTCCAGTAACACGCTGCACAGGCGTATAACCTAGGAGCTGCAGGGGAACAGACTCTGTCACCCCAACACAGTTCTCTTTGGTATAAGGATTATTTCAGGTTGGTTAATTTTAAGAGGTCCTACCAATCCCAGTGACTGACACACGTCAAGTGAATTCCTTAAGGTTCCAAAGCCCAGAGGAAGTGCCCTCTTACAGGATCTCAGGAGACCACAGCGGTGCAGCGGGAAAGTCATTGGCTTGGGGGTCCGTCAGCAGTCACCCTCCGGGGTCACCCTCCCTCacgctgcctccccgccccccccccccccttggacACGTCCTTTAGCCATTCTAGACCTCCTGCCTGAAAAATGAAGATGTGATGGGTCAAGGCTCAATAAACGTGGCGCATGCACATTAGTGAAAACATGACTCCTGGAATTCTAATGCGATCTCCACTCTTCCGTACAGGATTTCCTTTCACCCTCACACCAACCCCACAGCGAGCTGGAGCCCCCTTTTTAACAGGTTGAAAAAAACAGCAGGGAGGCCGGGGCGTTCTCTCCGCGCCCGACCGGGCGGACGTCTGACCTTCCCCCCGCGCCCTGGGCGCCCGGCTGTCCCCAGGCTCTCCGGGTcccgggcagggggcgcagtgCGGGGCTCGGCGCCCGCCggagactacatttcccaggaggAGTTGCCCGCATCTCTGCGGCTCCGGGATTTTAAAGGGCTCGCGttcaagggggaggagggagttccGCCGTCTGCCGGGAGCAGCCTTCCCCGGCCCGGGTGGGGCCCTGCAGAGGCCAAGTGCGGCCAAGCTCATCTAGGGGCAGCCTTTCCTCACCTTGCCGCCCTCGGTCTCGGACTCTGCGCCCAACTCTGGGGCAACCCCTGCCGAACCCGCCCCTCCTCTCAAATCTCCCCAACAGGGGAGGTGGGCTGTCCGCCGGCGGAAAGCCCCCGCGACCCTCCCCTCCATTTCTGgctccagttccgggagagaatTTGCAGGTCGCTGGGATGgacagggatggggatgggacaGCTACAAAATCAAACCCAAGCCTGGGGTCGCAGGGAGCTGAACCTAACCgtgcgcccccccacccacccgaAGGAGTCCCTCGGCCGCCGCGGAAAAAAGAGGGGTGATAGGGGGAGTGATCACGTTGCATGCCTCCCCAGGCTGGAGGCGCAAAGGACCAAAAAACGGGTGGAGAGCACTTTGCAAATTGTAATGCGccgtgaaaataaaattatttcgtCATTACGGCATTGGATTCATCCAGTGCTGATTCTAAGAGGTGCACGGATTTGGGGGTGCAGGATGTTGGTGGAACATCTCCGACCTGGGGGGTGTCTTTATTTGGATACCTGTTTCCTTCCCCATCCAGATCTTCGGAGCCAGGAGAATTGGCTTTGAAAACAGCCAAAACAAACCCACCGGAACGTTGTGTTTTCCAATCAGGGAACTTCGGGGTCATTGACATAAACCGAATAAGAACTTAGCCTTCTTCACGAACCGGCCCTTCGTCACTTCCCTTCCCCACCTGTGCCACCCAGATCAGCCCGGGCCAGGCGTCGGAATCGGctctggcctcctccctcccccaatcatTTGGATTAATCCATCCCTTGGTGTGGGGGGAACCCACTAATTTCCCTGGCCTCCGAGTCCTGAACgagcctttccccctcccccgcatccTGGCTAAGACCCCGTCCCGCGTCTAAGccctccaaccctcccctcccggcTCCACAGCCGGGGTCTGCGAACCGCTCCCGGGCCGCGCCGCAGACCCGTTCTTCTCGGGGACcagctacccccccccccgcccagggcaTTGTTTGGGGTGAAGAGTGCTGGGCCTCTGCTTAGGGAAGGAAGGCGGGTCTGGTGCGGGAGGTGGCTCAGGGACCGGGCATCCCAGGATCTCAAACCAGGGCCCCTGCCAAGCAGGACCCTGCATGTGAGTGGGATGTCCGTCGCAAACCAGGGGCTCTGTCCCAGGCGTTCTGAGGTCCCTTCTGCTGGCCTCTGAGCCCTTAAATCTTCTCAGAGCCCCTCCAGGCCCTCTAAAGCCGATGGCACCCCTTGCTTGCCTCGTCTGTACCTGCCAAAGACGGGGAAAGATGTGTACATTTTAACAAAGACATTGCATCCTCCCAGCAAAATGGCGGTGGTCCCGGCCCCGGCTCCCCGAACGACCGCACACTTTCCGAGGAGGAGTCAGTACCGGGAGCCGACCCCCTCCTCGACCTCTGCCCAGAGCCCCGCTTTCCCGCGCCCCGAGGCACGCAGCGCCTTGTCTCTCCAGGCGCCCCCAGCACCGGCTCTGGTTAGAGCctgaggggcagctcctgggtcgtGGTCCTTCCGCCCCGAGACCCCCCGCCTTGGAGGGTCCTGGGGAGGGGGACTgcacccccaggctgggccccaggggTGTGGGCAGCGGGCTCTGCCTCTGACACCCCAAAACTGGGCTGAGGGAGGCATATAAATGAATTCCCGGTTAAGATATATGGGAAGTGTGGGGGCCTTTGAGGGGAGTAGGCGACTCGGAAGACCCCTCCTCACTGTCTCAGGGGGCCCCGGGAGCACTGGGGGTTCGGCCTCAGGAGAGAACCCCCACCGCAGAGGTCAGGGGGCCCGCTGGGGGAGAGCcgatggaggagggggaagggacaaAGTTTGAAAGTGCCCTTCCAACTCTCCCAGAGAAAGTTTGCTTAGGGGCCCAATGGACAGAGATGGGGGAGAGGTGCGGGGGGCCCGGTCGCGGGATGACCCCCGAGAGGTGACCGGACCCCGGGGGAGCGACCCCTCCCCCCTGTCCCGGCTCGGCCCGGCTGGGAGTCGCCCGGCTCGGGGCCGCGTGTGTTAGTTGGGGTCGCTTTCCGGCCACACCGCCGGGCTGCGGGACCCCGCAGCGGGCCGGGAGCGGGATCCCCGGGAACCCCAGGGTGGGAGCTTTGCTACGGGGGGTTTCCCGCATCGGGGCTCCCCGGCTCCGCAGAGCCAGCCCCCCGCAAAGGGGAAATGTGCCGGCGCAGCAGCGGTCCTCGGCGCCGTTTGGGGCGCCTTGCGGGCTCGGGGGGCGGCGGCCAGGCCGGCGAGCCGCCTGGCGGGGGAGCCCAGGGAGCCGGGCAGCGAccccgggcggcggcggggagcgGGAAGGCCCGGGGCGAGGGGAAAGGTCGGATTTGCTCGGCGGAAGAAACACAGATGGCGGCGGCGCAGCGCCATTCCGGGCCCGgagcaggcagccagcagccctgtCCTCACCGCGGTCCGCCCGCCGCCGCTAAATACCCGGATGCGCCGCCCGAGCGCCAGACGCGGAGCTGGGAAAAGAGAGGCAGCGGAGGCGGCGGCAGAACCAGAACCGCAGCCGCCGCACGCAGAGGCAGACCGACCGGCTGGCGGGGCTGAGCCACGCAGAACCCGCGCAGCGAGCTCTGCCTCCACCCGAGCCCGGTCCCAGGGAGCCAGGGGTGCGAAAGCCGATCTTGCAGCTCCCCTCGGCCTCCGACGGGGGCCGGCCCTTTTGAAGGCGCATTCTTCCACAGCAGGACCAGGCGGCCCACCATGACCGAAAACTCCACGTCGGCCCCTGCGGCCAAGCCCAAGCGGGCCAAGGCTTCCAAGAAGTCCACGGACCACCCCAAGTACTCGGACATGATCGTGGCCGCCATCCAGGCGGAGAAGAACCGCGCCGGCTCCTCGCGCCAGTCCATCCAGAAGTACATCAAGAGCCACTACAAGGTGGGCGAGAACGCCGACTCGCAGATCAAGTTGTCCATCAAGCGCCTGGTGACCACCGGGGTCCTCAAGCAGACCAAGGGAGTGGGCGCCTCGGGCTCCTTCCGGCTGGCCAAGAGCGACGAGCCTAAGAGGTCGGTGGCCTTCAAGAAGACGAAGAAGGAAGTCAAGAAGGTGGCCACGCCAAAGAAGACCGCCAAGCCCAAGAAGGCGGCCTCCAAAGCCCCCAGCAAGAAGCCCAAAGCCGCCCCGGTCAAGAAGGCCAAGAAGAAGGCGGCTGCCACGCCCAAGAAAACCAAAAAACCCAAGACTGTCAAAGCCAAGCCCGTCAAGGCATCCAAGCCTAAGAAGGCCAAACCGGTGAAGCCCAAAGCCAAGTCCAGTGCCAAGCGGGCCGGCAAGAAGAAGTGACAAGGGAGCTTTTCTTGTGGACACTCCTGCCTGTCTCCTATTTTCTGTAAatacttttctcctttcttctctcttactCCTCATCTGCAGCCCCCTTGCCCCTTTCTATTCTGACTTGATGTGAGACAGAATTTGGATTCCTTAGAAATTAGGGAATAGTTCATTTTTCCTTAACCAGTCGTGCAaggacagcaaaagaaaaaaaaaaaaactatctcaTCTCCGTAATGATGAGAATGTACTTATATTTTGTTCTGTTAATTTGTTATTAATCTACTTAGGGTTCGGGGtgggtttgtgtgttttgtttaggTGGATGGCTTGTTCGCTATGAAGGTAAATGgaggatgggggggcggggattgTTTGGGCTAGTTGAGAGGGAGCCCAGGAATTGTAAGATTTGTAGGAATATCTTTGAGACAAGTGAGTTTTCCTTTAAGTTGAGCAGCCCTTGGGAGTTTCAGGACCTtgttggggaggagaggggtggcaGCCGCTGGACACCAAGTTAGGGCGGTGGAGTAAGCCCTCTCGGGGCCAGACTTCACCTCCCAGTGGTGAGCCGTCGGGGGTCCAAGTCCAGTTTCCTCCTCACTTCTGCGAGTCTGTCCCGTGGCTTCCTATTGTcctaaaggggggaggggggtgacagCTGGTCTGAGGAGCTGTGGCTTCTCTCAGCTGGAAACTagccattggggggggggggggtgtctttgtGGCTTCGGAAAGTCTCCTGTTGTGGGAGTGGAAACTTTGGGGTAAGGGTGGGGAAGTCAGTCAGCCAAGTGCCTCAGTGTGCCCTGTTGAAACTTGGGTTTTTCCACACCATTGGGTTGTATTCCCCTGGTTTTTGGGTTCCTCCTGTACAAGAGGTGGCTTTGGTGGTCTGGTGAGTCTCCAGCCCTGCCAGCGCCGCCTGAACACGTCCCGACCTCTGTATTTCCGAGTCTTTTCTAAGTAGTGGTaggtgggggcgggcggggagtggACAGTAAGACATACTGCAGTCGACTTTGAATTGCTAAGTAGTTTACAGCTAGGTCCGTGTCTGTGCGTGTAAATGTGTACATACCTACTTAGAGCTAGCACTTAGTTTCACACCCGGGAGCTGGGAGAAAAAACCTGTACAGTCTTTCTCATAACGTAGGAAAAGGCGCAGTTCGCGTCGTAttccgcctcccccccccccttttgtaaaaaaaccccacaagtgTTATTTGTGCCGGGAAGAATTGCTGTCTTTGtaattttgaaactttaaaataaaaatttgaaaaaggaCAAAACCTGGGCGGTGTTTTTCCTCACTTATAACACTGGAGAAGGCAGAGCAATTGGGCGGGGGAGTCGTGGGGAGAAATCTGGGGGCCTTCGCAcctgagaaaggagggagggtccCAAGAGCTCACAAAAACGGGAACCTCAGGGCTGGAGGGGCCCGGACGTGCCTCTGGCCGCGGCCTTTGGGGTCCAGAGCAATCCCTCCCAGAGGTGGGTGTGTAGGCGGGCGTTGGGATGGGGTCTGGTGGGCTGGGCCCCGGCGCGTTGCCTCCCCCTTCACCAACCGCTCGGGTCTCAACTTACAGAGCAATCCACTCTTCGCCCTCTGCGCCTCCCGCCTGGCTCCGcccacctgcccctgggcccGCCTTCCTGCCCCTTCGAGGGAGCTCTTCCCGCTCCGATTGGCTGTCAGGGTCCGGCCCCCGGCCACGTAACGCGGCCACGGTGTGCTGGGCTCCCGACCGGCGGGCGCGCTCGCGCGGGGTAGGCGAAGCGAGTGCGATGTGGGCCGTCTCCGTGCTCGGCGCCGCGCTCTCCCGGGCCCCCGGCCGCCGCGCGCACTCGGCGCTGGCCCAGCTGCGTGGCatcctggaggaggagctggaaggGATCCGCGGGGCTGGCACCTGGAAGAGCGAGCGGGTCATCACGTCGCGTCAGGGGCCGCGCATCCGCGTCGACGGCGTCTCCGGAGGTAACTCCCCCTCCCGGGAGTCGTTGGACTTGGGCGGCTGTTGAGAGGGCCGTTCCGAGGCTTGCGCTGAATGGAGGTCCTGCGCTCGTAGCCACGGGTCCCTTTTCCAGCCATCAGACCTACGTTACTCGGTGTTTAATCTGGTTAAACCTGTTTCCACGAAGGGAGGTGATTTGCCCTTGAGCACTTGTTTGACTAAGAGGGCAGAGggggccagccccagccctgggagaaggtgagaaaAAAGAGACATGCCCAGCTGGGTCCCCAGCTGCTACGAGGAAGGGTGATGGGAAGGTGAAACAAGAAACCGGCATTTCTGGAGCGGCTGCTTTGTGCAGGCCTGAGCTGCACGTGGACTTCTGTAAACTTCTCCGCTTTACCCATAAAAAAGCCCACAAGTGAGCTGCCCCAAAGCCCCCAGCGagctgcaggcagagctgggctcagtCCAGGTCCTCTGGTGCAGTGGAGCTGGAAGGTCAGCTAATGGGCCAGAGAGGCCAACTTCCTGGCCAGTCTCAGCGAGCAAGGGGCGCATGGGCTGCTGCAGGAGTCACACCAGGAGATGGACCACCGGTCTCCCTCTGTCTGTGCCAGGTCCCAAGTGGGTACTGGTTATAAAGGCTGCCCTCTGCCCAGGAAGTAGGCGTGGAATCCTTGGTGCTTTTgcactcatttgtaaaatggcgGTCCCAGGaaatccctgcctccccctccccagggaagCTTGGAGCAGGTCAAAAGATGGGAAATTAGGAGACCCCAGATGCTCATCCCTTTTTGCCTCTCCCAGGCTGAGTGAACCTTCCTCaaacctccctttcctcctcGGGTACAATTCAAGGTCCAGGTCTCAGAGGCACCCCTTTTTGCCCTGTGATTCTGTATCTGGCAGCAAAGTAagtgaagtttgagaaccacagtGAGCATCTGACCAAACCCTGTTCATTTACCCATGAGGTAACCAAGACTCAGATGAGGGGTTGCTGGTGtcctcagggacaggaggagCCTGTGAGttcctcctgggggggggggggggggggggggttggaatgTGATTCAGAGCCAGAGTTTAAATTTCTCATCTTTCAAGATGCCACTCAGACCCATTCCTGACCCTTCCTCTCCTGTAGCTGGTGGATTCAGTGCCTCCTAGGGGCCCCCAGCTCCCCATCCTGGCCTCTGCCCCAGAATGGATCATACTGTGTGGTTGGTGCCTCCTCAAGGGTGAATCCAGACTCATTTactgcctgggtccccagggcctAGCACTGACACCTTCCAAGGCCTTTCCTTAGGGCCTTGAGCTGCTGTCTGTTCTCTGTCCCCCACTTCAGAAATCCTTAACTTCTGTGCCAACAACTACCTGGGCCTGAGCAGCCACCCCGAGGTGATCCAGGCAGGTTTGCAGACCCTGAAGGAGTTTGGAGCTGGCCTTAGTTCTGTCCGCTTCATCTGTGGGACCCAGGTATACGGTGGCTGATGTGGAGAAGGGGGCGGGTAGAGTGGGGCCTTGTCCCTGGCATTGGGCACTGACCCCAGCTGTCTGCTTCCCACAGTCAGCAGGGCTGGTTTAGCCAGCTCAGCTCATCCCATCCCAGGGCTGTGGGCCACTCTCGGCCCCAGAGCTGTCCGATAGAAAGATTGGGTTCAGGCTTCTGTTTTGCTGTGAAGCCTTGGGCAAGAAACCCCCTCTTCCAGCATCTATTTTCCCACCTGCAGAACAGAGTCCACCTGTCCTACAGGGAAGGAAGAATAGAAGGCAGGGATTGAGGTAGAGGGTTCTGGAGCAATTCGGCCTAAGCCCAATTCCCagcaccacttttttttttttttttaatcctcacctgaggatatgtttactgattttagagagagaagggagggagagagagacttggatgtgagagagaaacatcgtttgttgcctcccatacacaccccaataGGGagctgaacccgcaacctagttatgtgccctgactgggaatcgaacgcaAAACTTTTtcgtgtatgggacgacactccaactaaTTGAatcacccggccagggcccagcaccACCTTTTATTGACTGTGTTActctgggcaagtgacttaacctctctgtgtctcaatccttttattgataaaatggggataatagtacttAATAGAATCTTTACAAATTAAAGAgttaatacaattaaaaatgcttagaacagtgcttgacacacagcagtgctcaatgaatgttggttattttattttgtagtgttttaaaataaacttacgTAAACATGAAACTTACTGTGCTTACTATGGTCAGGTACTGTTTTAAGAACATTACAAATATTACCTCATTAATGCTCAGAACTATCCTAGGTGGTAAGTGTTGTTTTTGTCCCTGTTaaagaggacactgaggcccagagaagtgaagtgacttaCTTAAGGGCACACAGGCTTtcacaggatttgaacccagatggcCTGGCTCAGGAGTCCATGCTCCTGACTGCTTGTGATTATTACCTGTCCTCTCAGGGCACTTTCCAACCAAATCCTCACCCAGACTGGACAGCTCTCAAATCTAAGAATTCAAGATCCAAATGAACTTAGAGTTACTTATGTAATTCTCTTCTTTGCCATAAAGCAACCAAAAAAAGACACTCAGTTTGATATTAGCAAGACACATCTTTTTTTGCCATCAGTGCCCATAATTTCACTGTCCAGCCCTCATTACAAAAAGAAGAGCCGACCGGGAAGGGACACCAAGCATCTGCCAGATTCCTGTTGGCTCTGAGGAACCCTTgtgaagaaagaagggaaaggccAAGGCTGTAGGCCTTCTAGGCTGGGTGTGTTTATGACCTAAGCCTCTGTCCCCAGGACTTGTGCCATGTGACCCTGCAGGCATTAACACCTGTCGCACTCGCTTTCTTCAGAGCATCCACAAGGATCTAGAAGCAAAGATAGCCCACTTCCACCAGCGCGAGGATGCCATTCTTTATCCCAGCTGTTTTGATGCCAATGCTGGCCTCTTTGAGGTGTGTAGGGGCCATGGGTGGGAGTTGGTGAGGCCTGGGAGGCTGTAGAAGGAGTGGGCAGTCAGGAGAACCTGGCAGGGTGCCAGTGCCATGGCTAGAGGCTCCAGTGATCATTTCTTAGGGAGTTCAGAGTAGGCCAGTAGGTGCTCCAGAAAGAATCCTGAGGCTTGCAAGGAGGCCATCTTTCAGGGTATTTGGGGGATAACCTACATCAGCTGGATggctgggggtggcaggggccccagagagaggcagagggctcCTGCCCAAAGAAATGCCCTGGCTGGCAGTGAAATTTGGACTCGGGGGAATCATAGGAGAGGGGGAACACCAGGTGGCTGGGTGATGGCTCTACTCCAACTGCCTTCTTCCAGGCCCTGCTGACCCCGGAGGACGCAGTCCTGTCGGATGAGCTGAACCATGCCTCCATCATCGACGGCATTCGTCTTTGCAAGGCCCACAAGTTCCGCTACCGCCACCTGGACATGGCCGATCTAGAGGCCAAGCTGCAGGAGGCTCAGGTGCGGCAAGGCCCGGGGCTTCCAGGGCCTAGGGCCGGGCTTATCTTCAAGCCCCACTCCACACTCACAGACAGCCCGCACAATTTGAAACAGCCCGAATCTGAACCCACGTCCCTCAGACCCAGAGCTCTTTTCCATTGCATCCTGCCACCTTGGGTACCTTATGTGTGGCAGGCTcttaggcaggggtcctcaaactttttaaacaggggccagttcactgtccctcagaccgttggagggccggactatagtttaaaaaaaactatgaacaaattcctatgcacactgcacatatcttattttgaagtaaaaaacaaaacggcaaaaacacccgcatgtggcccgcgggccgtagtttgaggacgcctgctcttaGGCATAGTGGTGGGATGAACTTATGGGAAGAACTGGCCCCACCCCACGCTGCCCTCTGAAGGGGACACAGAGCATTCTCACTCTCAGGGCCAAGTGTGCTCCAGACTGC
Encoded proteins:
- the LOC103288880 gene encoding histone H1.0 encodes the protein MTENSTSAPAAKPKRAKASKKSTDHPKYSDMIVAAIQAEKNRAGSSRQSIQKYIKSHYKVGENADSQIKLSIKRLVTTGVLKQTKGVGASGSFRLAKSDEPKRSVAFKKTKKEVKKVATPKKTAKPKKAASKAPSKKPKAAPVKKAKKKAAATPKKTKKPKTVKAKPVKASKPKKAKPVKPKAKSSAKRAGKKK